The sequence ATTCACCAGGACTATCTAATCGTTTCCTTGAATTTGTCTATGATTGTCACCTCGTGACCTCCACCTCATGACCCTGATGCGTCTGACTAACACCATTTCTGCATGACACACACatcggcacgacgcttgtgctcgattccgtccctgcaacactgatAAACCCGGGGATCGAGCTCTGATTCGCGGCCCACTTCGTATACACCACCTCGCAGGGTCCTCGGTGCCTTCGTCTCACGCCTGGGGCTCTCGGCCTCCTTTGTCATCCAGCCTGCAGATTCACCCAGCGAGGGCCAAGGGTTGGCCCGGACAGCAGTCGTCTGGCCTCGCGagtcacttgcacgttaaagggaggGCCTCCCGAGCATAGCGTctcgggagctcctactggctctccagccctcaccccgtggccttgaccacggcatcgcggccTGGCATACTAGTggtggctgagcttgctcgagggctggGTCCCGAGGACGTATAGCACCTTGGCAAGTGAGGCCGGAGGGTGTCCAAGACGGGATGCGCCTGATGGCACCACAGGCGCGGCGGCAAGCATTACCTCTCCGATGGACTCAGACCGCAAAAGATAAGTCTCAGCTCTCTACGGCACCGGTTTCGCTCCACACACCTCACCCCGCAGTTCCACTTGGGAAGTTCAACTCCCCTTTTCAATTTTCTGCACAGCTGCTTGCACGCCAGGGGGGCCTCatgagcatcgcgtctcatgagctcttactggatcttgggccgctcacctcctagccttgaccacggcatcgcgacctggcatactagcaatggctgaagcctgcctgggggcTGGGTCCTGTCGGCGTAGAGCGCCATGCTGTCTAGGGAAGAGAAAAGGGAGGGACTCAGCCGAACTAGAATACGCGCACCCATTACAAAGTCAAAAGGAACAGTGATACTATTGAATATATTTCGGTCCTTACAAGCCCCACAGGGGCTGAACTCCATTTCGCGTAGGAGGAACGACTACAGGGCCCTACGGTGTCACCGACGACGCCAGGCGGCAGCTACAGCAGCACTCCGGCCTCGGCGGGAGCTCGGTGGCATGTAGTTGTCGTCGCTCGACTCCGGAGAATCactgggctcaggagagtcgctggattccCAGGAGTCATCGCTGCTGCTGGACGAAGCGCTGAAGGGGGCGGCAGCATGTCCAGCGCCCATGACGGCATCCTTCGAGCTGTCACCTCCGGGGCAGCACTCTAGCCGCTCGCCCcgctcgttgaagaccttgaagaacaaggtggTTGCGACGTCGTACTCGAAGAGGATCGCCAGGGGCCCCTCCGCTCAGCAAGCCGGGGCGACCTCGCCCGATCCTCGCGTCATGAAGACGTCTCCAGACGGCACCACCTCGACCTCAGCTCCAGTGGCTAGGCTGCTACACCCTACGTGTTGCAGCCATAGCTCCACCGGTCCCCTCGGAAGCAGCTCGCTGGCGAAGAACCGAGGGAGTCGGATCCAGGAGTCAGGAGGCATCACCGTGCACACCACGAACTCGCGTGAGCTATCCTCAGCATGGGCCCGTGGCGCAGCCGGTAGGGCAATGGAGGCCCTGCCGTCTTCGCAAGGCGCCACTCGGCGGCACGCTCCTTCACCCTGATCACGGGCGTATAGGGGGAGGGGGAAGCCAGACGGAGGCCTCGATTGCCAAAGCCTGGCCACCTCTCGCCCCGCGCCGGCATCGTCGTGGAGGAGGAGTCGCTTCTTCGGCGAGAGAGGGTCAGATCTACGTCCTGGCCCGACATCCTCGAAGGAGGTCGGTTCCAGAGTCGAGCCTCCGGAGTCGAACATGTCCTCAATCCGGCCGAGCGTCTATCCTGACAGGACGAGTTCGCCGCGGGAATCTGCGGTATACTCTAGGCTGCCAAAGGTCACGATCTGACCTGGGGTGTAGCTTTCGATGGAGGCCAGATGGCCAGTCGAGTCAACATAGAAGATCATGCTGCTGAACACAAAAGGTTGGCCAGGGGCATAAACGCTCTCGGAGCCATTAACGCATTTGATCTACAGATGATCCATTAATCCTTTTGTTGATCTCATagcggaactcttaatgaaagcagcAATATTGGTGTGAAAACTAGCAGAcctcagggtagggggtcccgagctgcaGATCTTAGACAGATGGTAACATGAACAGGagacggtgttttacccaggttcgatcctcttgatggaggtaaaaacctaagtcctgctcttgtttatattgatatagatgtatcaagtacatagttgatctacctcgagatcgtaagatgtggtctaactctagggctaAGTGAATGAGATTGCGTTGAtgtcccctctacgggctaaaacctttggcttatatacacgccaggtaGGGCATCTAGGATTACAAGGTCGGTATCTAGGCGATGAGGTGGTAGGAGAAGTCTTAGAGTATAGGACAAGTCATTGACAGGCGCAGTCTTGATCATGCCGTGCAGCTTCCGAAGTCCATCTTGATAAGAATAAGGGCCCACCAGCCCAATCCGAGGAGCATGGACCGGCTAggttagtaccccctagtccaggacaccatcaatagGGGATGAACTATTCGAATTGTAAAAAATGGAAATTAGACGTTGAAGCCAAAAATCacaagtcgtgcttaattacggaAAAATGCTTGTCGTTGTTACGTACCGTAAAAACATCAAAAGTCTCCTTCAGCACGATGGTGAAGCACCTACCGTTTTGCAGATGAGGCATCCCATCGCACAAACCCTGGTCTCCGCAATAGTCACACTCAGGGATCctatcgtcgtcagacatttcctgtgTTCATAAGGCAAAGATTAAAAATTGATGGCAAACAACAGGAACTCAACACAcatatcattattattcatcacgggttgactatcggtctatcGAGTCTTTCCttgaaaactctcatctcacgtggtgtatatggtgggcactccctctctgacatattcgaccgtcggtgatggtcgctactcccttcgttcccgagtgcattacatcaaaatgtctagcacacaagaacaaaggagaagcggCCCCCACGAGAAAAATCGAGAttcttcctctctgacatttgtgatAGTCAGTGATGATCGCTCCTCCATTCATTcgaagtgcattacaccaaaatgtctagcaccttCGAATGAAcaagaagcgacccccacgacaacagtcgagaTTCTTACTCTCTCATATTTCGATAGTATATGGTGGACTCTCCCTCATAGATATTTTGACCGTTGGTGATAATCGCTtcccctcctcctctcatgcatTACCAAGGTATATCACTAGAAGAAGGAAAGGAAGCGGCCCCTATGACAACAGTTGGCATCCTTCCTTCCAGAGTAGACTGAAAGTCACATAAGGAGCCCCGACAGAATGACAGTCAACCCGTTACATATATCAAGTAATTACATAAAAATGACCTATGGTTTGCCAGAGTGTTATTTAATTCCTGTTCCAGCAAATCACAGGCATTCGACATTTCCTACTTTATAACacaagtgaaagatcgtggatgtcgcctagagcggggggtgaataggcgcttttaaaAAAATAtggtagaggcttgaacaaatgcaaaataaacctagcggttaatttgtcaagcacaaaacctacaacaactaggctcacctatgtgcaccaacaacttatgctaagcaagataagcaactatgtgatagcaagatatatgacaaataacaatatggctatcacaaagtaaagtgcataagtaaagggctcgggtaagagataaccgaggcacgcggagacgatgatgtatccccaagttcacacccttgcggatgctaatctccgtttggagcggtgtgaagggacaatactccccaagaagccactagggccaccgtaatctcctcacgccctcgcacaatgcaagatgccgtgattccactaaggaacccttgagggcggtcaccgaaccggtacaaatggcaacccttgggggcggtcaccgaacccgtacactttggcaacccttgggggcggtcaccggtacccgtcaaattgcttggggcgatctccacaacctaattggagaccccaacgcttgtccgaagctttacaccacaatgattgagctccgaacaccaccaaccgtctagggcgcccaagcacccaagaggaacaagctcaagggcaccaagcacccaagagtaataagcttctcaacttgtaacttccacgtatcacgtggagaactcaaaccgatgcaccaaatgcaatggcaagggcacacggagtgcccaagtccttctctcccaaatcccaccaaagcaactaatgctagggaggaaaataagaggaagaacgaaagaagaacacgaagaactccaagatctagatccaaggggttcccctcacttagaggagaaagtgattggtggaaacgtggatctagatctcctctctcttttccctcaagaactagcaagaatcataggAGGgcttgagagttagcaagctcgaagaaggtcaacaatggggaagaacacgagctcaaaggattagatctcaatggggaagaagaccctcttttataggtggggagaaaatccaaccgttatcccctcgcTCAGCCCGCACGATGCGGTACTACTGCACGGAGCTGCAGTACTACCGCTGcaggttgcggtactaccgcatgtgcaACACTGGACAGATGAAGGCCTGTTGCACaaggcaacgagcggtagaaccgccggagcggtactacctcgcgcccctacggtactactgtaaggcaggcaacactaggcgcagagaaagcacggaagtaaaaaattacttctgtacctacttccgctgagggaggacctgcgcaaaactccggcacggtactaccgcacacgaagagcggtactaccgcatagggcgcggatgtaaaaaattacatccacccctacttccgctcatgctgctaaGCCTGGCCAAAGCCCACGATACTACCGCGTCCGCGGCGCGATACTACCGcgtagggagcggatgtaaaaaattacatccgcccctactaccgctcgagcagctgcgcctggccaaaggccacggtactaccactcccacagagcggtactaccatgagcacctgcagtactaccgcaagggcctgcggtactaccgctctagagagcagtactaccgcatgccccagatcagcaacactaggagtccttcattttgcagagaagacaacagagggaaacaataaaaccagatctgccataacttctgcaaatgagctccaaattgagcaaactcaagcttgttggatacaagacaacgagtagcatcaaaacaggggaggtatgcctaacaagagaggagagaaacctccaacagagaagaaccggcagaacctccaacatcgaaaacatcatagaagatgcatgtgaactccgttttcgatgaactcgagcttgtcatgaaaatgaccaaaagctccaaatctcacaaggagaagaaccaaacaagaaccaataaagatgatgcaatgatgcaatggtttgagctctctacgaacgatatgatcaagcaactcatcgagagccccccttgatagtacggcaatcgatcctaaaacccggtctcccaactaccaccatgagaccggtaaaatagaaaacctatcaagggcaaacctctgccttgcacaaagtccatttgagctagatgatgacgatctactcctcctcaagatggaccacctttcttgattgcgttggctcaatgaagactagtatattgctcccccatactccactatgggtgagccacttttccgctcatcttcacaagtccattgtcaccacaatggacggcaagcttcaagcacttgatctcttcatgatgcatcacttgaacttgcacaccgcaacctaaccccacaaagaactctcacgaagaccatgggttagcacacaaagcgtaatggacaatgcttaccataccataggatcacttgatccctctcggtacatcttctacgctttgtgagttgatcaacttgattcactcttgacttagtcttgataaaccttgaatctttgcaactctcttcatttggatgatgtcttgaatgtaaacatgaatgatcacacaacctccTTCTTCAAGACAttcttgcaataagctcaacactcacatgaccaatctttggataattccttaatagcaccttggtcaactcataaactccttgaaaccaacacatggacttcaagaaaaacctatggacaaatccttcaaatataactcaacacaaccattagtccatagagattgtcatcaattgccaaaaccaaacatgggggcaccgcatgttctttcaacaagTCATGCTGAAATCCACGAAAAattccagcatgacctttgctaaaataggacatatcgagcgcctgaaatttgccagaacgaaaattaatcaacattctgacaaaacataggccactcggagtttCGCCGCAAACAATAAAAGCCAAGATATCACTTGGGTAAGCACATACACATGCTACTACTACATAGTACTACTCCACATATCAAAGTAACAAAAAGACCATCTTAATTTACTTTACTCACTGGACGACTATCGAGGATGCCGGTGATCTTCTAGGTGTCGTCAAGCGGCACGTCGATGATCTTCCCTGCACATAAAtaaaataagtatgtgagttgtgCTTGATTCCAAATAGCAACCTATGAGAATATCCAATTTGATTCAAATAAAATTTCTACTTTATACCCTAGAAAAATGCCCTGATTTTTTACCTACTTTCTGCAATAAGTTTATAGTTCCACAATATAACTTAGAGTTTGATTGCTGAAATATATTTGAAAATATACTATGAACCCTAGAAAAATGCCCTAATTTCAGAATATAACAAGTACATGACATTTTTAAAAATTCTACCAACTAAATATAGTAAACTACAACTATAATATAGAAACTATAAACTACTTCAGTAAACTACAAACTAGAGATTAATTTAGTTAAATGAGGGAgctaggagggaggagggaggagggacggtggcggctggaggaggagggagaagggtcGGCGACGccgggaggaaggagagaggatgAGGAGGGAGGAGGGTCGACGACagctagaggaggaggagggtcggcagcggctggaggaggaggagggagaagaaggcgATGGCGGCTGCGGTTGGGCGTGCTCACCTAGGCCTTGGGGGACGACGAGGCAGGGGAGGAACTCGCGGAGGCCTCCGGGGCTCGGAGTACGGCGACAATGCGGCGATGGCGGGAGGAGCACACCAAAAATGCGGTGACAGtgagagagggagagtgagtgagtgaGGAGAGGAAGAGTTAGGGAGCCGAGGAAGAGGATAACCTaccagtagcagcagcgcgtgtcctgtaaagcgcgctactactatacgTAGCCTGCTGGGTATGATGGCCACCACATAGCAGTAATGCGGTTTggcacacccgcgctactgctaaacggatagcagtagcgcgttccaaaGGCCCGCGCTACTgtaaagtagtagtagcgcgggcgtcAGACCCGCGATACTGTTAAGCCTCCACCTATAAGATTTTCCCTAGTGGTGATGGACAAACCGGAGAAGGAAGAGCTATCATAATCTAGTGGAGAGAGGAAATAACAGTGTTAAAGATGGGAAGATGGCTCGACcccgcgcgcgcgcgcgcgagagagagagagagagagagagagagagagagagagagagagagagagagagagagagagagagagagagagagagagagagagagagttctgtTCGCGGGTCAAGCGGTAACATAATGTCAAACGAAATAACATAGTAGACATGAATTATTTAGATATTATAGGTAACATGAATCTTCAACTTGAATCACTACTTGAAATACAAGGTTTGTTACATATTCTGCAAATAAAGGATAACAAAGCCATGACTTCTTTTGGCCATGACTTATTTTATATCATTATTATGAATTAAATATTTTTCATTTTTGTCCTTTATATAAGGTATTATCATATTGATGTAAAAAGATTCTTACCACTTGAACATTTTAGATATtagattgcaaaaaaaaaaaaatcggCCTCCTTCATATGCAGCCGCCGCCTTCTCTCGAAAAAAGCTTAGGGTTCCTCTGCCTCCTACCAGCGTTGTCGCTGGTTCACCTCGTCTTCGGTGGTTATAGGGTCATGGTTGCGCGATGGATCTCGGCTTTTGCCAGCGGAGGGCTTTCTTTTTAGATATTACTTTGAGTTATGTTATAGGGTTTGCGTTTTGAtcagcaaggcgaggcggcggcggctctctgaagatggaatcaGGTTCTCCCGGCCTAGCCCTATCCTGGTGATGCGTCTAGTATCTTCGGAGGCCGTCTGCAggcgtgtctccggcggatctcgcaGGATTCGGtcggtggttgtctttggtggatctatTCGGAATTCGGATCGAGTATACGTTCACGTGTCTTCACGTTGGATCCTTCTGATTTACGCGACTCTTCGTCGGCGGCGATTGCTGTTCTAGTGCGCTGGTTTTATGAGCCCTTAGCACGACCACTTCTTAACTATCTATTACAACAAGTTTTGTCTGGCACCGGCAAAGGAAGGGGCGATGAGCCGATGACGACGGCGTGCCTTCGGCTCGTTTCAATacttgtagtcatcgctagatgTTCTACGAGTCCGCCTTCAAAAAAAAAGATGTTCTACGAGTCCGAAGAAAGATTTGTATTTACACGTGTGAGATTACTATTTAACCACGAACGAGTACAAGAGTTGAGAGTATTCGATACCGATCCAATACCATTCAACATCGAGTTAAATGCTTCAGGCCTGAGCCCCCGTTCCCGCTGGATTGTTACAATCCGGGTTAGAAGCGAGACTGGCGATCCACACCTGGTCGGCCACCACCGGCTGGTCGTCGTCGTGTGTCGCATTCACCACCTGCAGCCTGCCGTGGCCGAAGCTCGCTTCCCGGAACACCGACGTCTTGGGCTGTGGGTCGATATACTCGTCTGCCAACCCTTCCCGGTTCCCGCCGTCTCCGATGGTCACGTACACCGGCCCGCACTGGTCCTCCATGCCGCCGTAGACGCGCGTGAACCTCTCGTACGCGTGCACGTGGCCCGCGAACACCGCGTCCACGCGCGCCGCGCGGAGCAGCGCCTCCATGGCGTCCCGCATGTCGTCGCCTTCCCCCTGGTGCGCCTCGTTGCTGTTGTACCACGGCGCGTGCACCAGCGCCACCACGAACGGCGTCTTGCCGCGGTCGATCCTGGCGAGGTCGCCCCGCAGCCACTCGTGCTGCGCCGTGCCGGCCTCGAAGCCCGTGTACGAGCCTAGCATGATGACATGCACCATGCCGCCCGCGACGTCAAAGGAGTAGTAGAGGTTCGACCCCGACGGGGAGTCGCCGGCGTCGTACGGCATGCGCCACCGCGCGTTGTAGGCCTTGAAGGCACGCGGCTCGAGGAGCGGGATCCTCTCGATCTCGTGGTTGCCCTCGGTCACCATCCACGGCCGCGCGCTAGCCAGCGGCTCGACGAGCCGGCCGTACGAGTCCCAGCGCGGCTGGAGGAAATCGGCGTACGACAGGTCGCCGGGGAGGAGGAGCATGTCGTAGTCGGTGGCCGCGATGTGCTGCAGCGTGCTCTTGGTCCAGCCGGTCTGTCCGAGGTCACCTGCAGGACGCCCACCGAAGCATGAAACTACCAGAGACCGAAATAAATAAGGCGAAACTGAAGAGCATTTGATGTGATGTGATGCGATGCAGTACCGACGATGACGAAGGTGaaggggaggctggccggcggcGTCCGGAAGGAGAACTCGCGCGACGGGTCGGAGCTGCACCGGTAGTAGTACGTGGTGCTGGGTTTCAGTGGGCCGACGACGGCGTCGTGGATGTTCCCCGAGTGGTAGAGGGCTAGGTACGAGTAGCTCGTGGTGGTTCCTGTCGCTGAGAATGGGTACTGGCCTGAGGTCGTGCCGTACTCCACGACTGCCGGTGCATCGTCTTCAGTGATCCATGTCACCCTCATCTCGTCATGGCCAACAGTCGATATATGGACCTGAAAGTAGTAAACAAAAAGTATTGGCAAGCTAGGCATTTCAAAAATGGAATTCTTGTTTGCTCAAACATCGCAACCGGTCGGTACAGTCAATACATGCAAAATCAGTCAGGGTCTGCCTTCAGTTTTTTCGGTTCAATTTATATGGTTTTTATACTTCGGTCTATACGGTTTTATACATAGATACAGTTCGATTTTGGTAATAACCATTTACTTTCGGTTTGGTTTCGGTAATGACAAAACTAACCAAAGTTGATGCGAATTTTGAGCAAACACATCACTCCACGTGTAAATACATGATATATATCATAATGATAAAAAACAATTAGAAAGAAATATAGAAGGGGCGTTGGATAAGCCGTCAGACTAATAATCATATAAACTGAAGCACTAAATGGGGTAGAAAGTACTGTACTATAGCAGCTCATTACGCTTTTGAACCCAAAAAATCTCAATTTTGATTAATTTGGTTTAACCAAATGGTTTTTGGTTTCTAACCGACAAAACCGAAATGATGGTTTTCAGATTTCAAAATTGAAACTGAAacctaaaaaacagaaactgttgGTTCAGTTTGATTTTTTGTCTGGTTTtggttttctgttgagttttgcacACCTTGAAAAATCAGGCATCATCATAGCTAGATCTAGATGCACACAACCCAACACGTCTTGCATAGATGCCGGTTTAGTCTTCAGATCGGCTCTACAGCCACCTAAGTTTTGTTGATCTTTTTCTCATGTTGATTTGCTATTGTTGCAGAAAAAATAATCTAAGTAGTTTCTATGCGATCACCAATTCTAAAAaacactccctccgttcctaaaggAATGGACGGAAATTGACTTCTTTTCTTTTTACTCCATGCACTAATACGATCTCACTCAGTTCTAGAATGAACGTAAATAGTAGAAATGGCTAATCCACCTCCTTCTAAAGGGGTCTTCAAAAACAATACAAAAACCTGGGCAATCAATTTGCTAGTCATCCGAAAGGAAAATCTTTAAGTCCACGATCCTGTATGCTGATTCTCTATATAGAAGTTAGGTaatccctctgtaaattaataataagagcgtttagattactaaaataatgatctaaacgcttttatattagctTATAGAGGGAGTAAAACAAGCTTTGCTTAGAAATGTGCAACTGTAGAGATTATGTGCATATACAAACTTTTGTTGCAACTTTGAGTAATATGCAACTGAGTCGACTTATAATAGCAattttctactcccttcgtttctaaatatttgtctctttagacattcaaatggactacaatatacggatgtatgtagacatattttagaatgtagtttcactcattttacttcgtatgtagttatttgttgaaatctctagaaagacaaatatttaggaacggagggaatagttGACTATAAATAGAAAATCCTCCTTACTGAGCACACATTATGCACCGGTTTGTTCTTTGATGACGAACTAAACTATTCCTTAAGACTACATGGCAGCAACTTATGTGGAATGCAGGGCCCTGGTTTATGCTTGGCATATTCAATTTACATGTGCACATCAGGAATTCAGGAGTACTATAGCGATGAACGGACTGGGATCAGGTGACATGCCTACAGCATGTTACGCTGCAACCTGCGGCCTGCCATCCGCCCTTCAATCTCCATCCAACGTTCCACAGCGATCcaaggcaaaaaaaaaaaaataccTGACGATCAGACTACACAGGAGAAATGCATCATACTACTGTTTTCAGAGTTTGTTCAATAGAATCACCAACTTTTCAGTCATTATACAGTACAAAACAGCAGCTATATTTTTTTACCGAATTTGCATAAATTAAATTTCAAACTTAGCTATACAAAAAAAATTGTATGCAAACAGCAGTCATATAGCAACAAAAACAGCAGTAATTTAACAATACAAATTCAGTATCACTTGATTGAAATTCAGTATTAAATTTCAAACTTAGctatacaaaaaaacaaaaaaattgtatgCAAGCAGCAGTCATATAACAACAAAAACAACAGTAATTTAACAACACAAATTCAGTACCACTTGATTGAAATTCAGTATTAATTTCAAACTTAGCTatataaaaaaacaaaaagaaagtgTATGCAAACAACGGTCATATAGCAACAAAAAAAGCAGTAATTTAACAATACAAACTAAGTGCCACTTGATTGAAATTCAGTACCACTTGCTTGTAATTCAAAAGGTCAATACATCCAAATTCAGTACCACTTGCTTGTACACTTaggctacaaaataatatagttaaCCCCATACTACTATAGTTAACCATGTCCAAAATACTACTGTATCTAACAAGTTCCATGCTAGAACagataatcatcatcatcaccaccatgtACAAAATATTATCTAAGGAGCTTCCATGGTCAGCCGTCAAGAGTTGGGTGAAACTCATAATATTATTGCACTCTTGAAGCACCAAATTTACTTCTTTGTTGTTGTCATACTTCTCCACTTCTACTTGAGGCTGCACaccatcttttttcttttgttgcaCACCATTCTTCTTCCTTTGTGGCTGAGAACAAAAATCACTGTAATTAGTTAACAAATGAGCAACAACAACATATCATGTACCAATTGCAACTTACCTTTTCTCCCTGTTTTGTTGGTCCTTTAGTTACTCTGTGCTTCCCCTTGA comes from Triticum aestivum cultivar Chinese Spring chromosome 5B, IWGSC CS RefSeq v2.1, whole genome shotgun sequence and encodes:
- the LOC123114727 gene encoding probable purple acid phosphatase 20, whose product is MLAYGIPGDIVDECVRMSESTCLLSLYSFCTAVVEVFSPEYLKEPNAADTERLLGRYKGHVKGATVILEVVASQDLWIWHSFFGMAGSQNDISVLQRSPVFARLAEGHSPELNFELNGHHYNNGYYLADEIYPQWSTLVKTIPNPQGEETKFASVLSTTATGSTALALIVLAAFVLSMLSTSLAVTSSYVRPRPRATLSLPKDAGGQTPTQVHISTVGHDEMRVTWITEDDAPAVVEYGTTSGQYPFSATGTTTSYSYLALYHSGNIHDAVVGPLKPSTTYYYRCSSDPSREFSFRTPPASLPFTFVIVGDLGQTGWTKSTLQHIAATDYDMLLLPGDLSYADFLQPRWDSYGRLVEPLASARPWMVTEGNHEIERIPLLEPRAFKAYNARWRMPYDAGDSPSGSNLYYSFDVAGGMVHVIMLGSYTGFEAGTAQHEWLRGDLARIDRGKTPFVVALVHAPWYNSNEAHQGEGDDMRDAMEALLRAARVDAVFAGHVHAYERFTRVYGGMEDQCGPVYVTIGDGGNREGLADEYIDPQPKTSVFREASFGHGRLQVVNATHDDDQPVVADQVWIASLASNPDCNNPAGTGAQA